One window from the genome of Gemmatimonadota bacterium encodes:
- a CDS encoding phosphoribosylformylglycinamidine cyclo-ligase encodes MNGSEKKLPRRSRAGLTYKDAGVDLDAAARAKSRLVEIVGSTYGKLTVSGAGGFGGVHALPSGMRRPLLVSSADGVGTKLRLAFESGRHDTVGQCLVNHCVNDILVQGARPLFFMDYLAMGRLDEEVVADVVGGVARACRANSTSLLGGETAEMPEFYRPGEYDLAGFIVGVVEEDRLVDGSRVRSGDSIVALASSGLHTNGYSLARRIVAEMGLKADDTLPGTGHSVADEFLRVHRSYAPALLPLVERGIPRALAHVTGGGIEGNLPRVLPDGLGARIRRGSWPVPCVFGALARGGDVAPEEMARVFNMGAGMLVVVAPEDRSTVLASSAEAGIAAFKIGDVVEGDSVEYL; translated from the coding sequence GTGAACGGATCCGAGAAGAAACTTCCAAGGCGGAGCCGGGCGGGACTGACGTACAAGGATGCCGGTGTCGATCTCGACGCCGCCGCGCGCGCCAAGAGCAGGCTGGTCGAGATCGTCGGATCCACCTACGGGAAGCTCACCGTATCTGGAGCGGGCGGCTTCGGCGGAGTCCACGCTCTCCCTTCCGGCATGCGCCGGCCTCTCCTGGTGTCGAGCGCCGACGGCGTTGGAACCAAGCTCCGCCTCGCCTTCGAGAGCGGCAGACACGACACGGTCGGCCAATGCCTGGTGAATCACTGCGTCAACGACATCCTCGTCCAAGGGGCGCGCCCCCTCTTCTTCATGGACTATCTGGCGATGGGCAGGCTGGACGAGGAGGTCGTGGCCGATGTCGTGGGCGGGGTCGCCCGCGCTTGTCGGGCGAACTCCACGAGCCTGCTCGGGGGCGAGACCGCGGAGATGCCCGAATTCTACCGTCCCGGAGAGTACGATCTGGCTGGCTTCATCGTGGGTGTCGTCGAAGAGGACCGGCTCGTGGACGGGTCGAGAGTCCGCTCGGGCGACTCCATAGTCGCGCTGGCGTCATCCGGTCTGCACACCAACGGATACTCGCTTGCCCGACGTATCGTGGCCGAAATGGGGCTGAAGGCCGACGACACCCTTCCCGGAACCGGACACAGCGTCGCCGACGAATTCCTCCGGGTGCATCGTTCCTACGCTCCGGCGCTTCTACCTCTGGTCGAGCGGGGGATACCTCGCGCCCTCGCTCACGTCACAGGCGGCGGGATAGAGGGAAATCTGCCTCGGGTCCTGCCCGACGGTCTCGGTGCGCGCATCCGCAGGGGATCCTGGCCGGTGCCGTGCGTCTTCGGGGCGCTCGCCCGAGGCGGCGACGTGGCCCCGGAGGAGATGGCCAGGGTCTTCAACATGGGCGCCGGGATGCTCGTGGTCGTGGCCCCGGAGGATCGATCGACCGTTCTGGCGTCCTCGGCGGAGGCCGGGATCGCCGCGTTCAAGATCGGCGACGTGGTAGAGGGCGATTCGGTTGAGTATCTGTAG
- a CDS encoding arginine--tRNA ligase, translating into MIADPALTAELGRVLGELGVDIEKVHLERPRDLSLGDASSNLALTLARRLRRPPREIAEEIRARLDMRAAGLDSVEVAGPGFLNFRRSAEARGALLSEIIAEGRDYGSSDEGGGRLVMVEFVSANPTGPLHLGHARQAALGDATASILEFRGWKVHREYYYNDAGLQIERLAKSVHARYLQKLGVDGPDAEVPEEGYHGAYVAEIASALVESEGRALAESVPENLDRARNFAVAAIRSEQDRDLARFGVRFDEYYLESSLYDEGMVDRAVADIDAEGHAFGLDGAVWLRATDFGDTKDRVMVRSDGRPTYFAADVAYHRHKWNRGFKRVVNVQGADHHGTVARVRAGLQALGIPEGYPEYVLHSMVRVERGGEEVKASKRSGTGYTMRELVDEVGADVARYFFLMSRSEAQMVFDIDRALDRSDKNPVYKVQYAHARLCALFVKGGVNRSSVPSTGFDAGLLALPEERTLLLALENFPVALERAARLRAPHLICSSLSEIAGAVNSWYHSGHPARSPEKAALVDDPGLRAARLALARASQTVIGNGLRILGVQAPERM; encoded by the coding sequence GTGATAGCTGACCCGGCCCTCACAGCCGAGCTCGGCAGGGTGCTCGGCGAATTGGGCGTGGACATAGAAAAGGTGCATCTCGAACGCCCGCGCGATCTCTCGCTGGGGGACGCCTCCTCCAACCTCGCCCTGACCCTCGCTCGCAGGCTGCGCCGACCACCGAGGGAGATAGCCGAGGAGATCCGTGCCCGTCTCGACATGAGGGCGGCCGGGCTCGACTCCGTCGAGGTGGCCGGTCCCGGATTCCTCAACTTTAGGCGTTCGGCGGAGGCCAGGGGAGCTCTCCTCTCGGAGATCATCGCGGAAGGGCGCGACTACGGCTCTTCCGACGAAGGCGGAGGCCGCCTCGTCATGGTCGAATTCGTATCCGCCAACCCGACCGGCCCGCTCCACCTCGGCCACGCCCGCCAGGCGGCGCTCGGTGACGCCACCGCCTCCATCCTCGAGTTTCGAGGCTGGAAGGTACATCGCGAGTACTACTACAACGACGCCGGCCTCCAGATCGAGCGGCTCGCGAAGAGCGTCCACGCGCGCTACCTCCAGAAGCTCGGTGTCGACGGCCCCGACGCGGAAGTGCCTGAGGAAGGCTACCACGGCGCCTACGTCGCCGAGATCGCGTCGGCTCTCGTGGAGTCGGAAGGCCGGGCGCTCGCCGAGTCCGTTCCGGAAAACCTCGACCGCGCCCGGAACTTCGCCGTGGCCGCCATCAGATCCGAGCAGGACCGCGATCTCGCCCGCTTCGGAGTACGCTTCGACGAGTACTACCTGGAATCTTCCCTTTACGACGAAGGCATGGTGGACCGGGCCGTCGCGGATATCGACGCCGAGGGGCACGCCTTCGGGCTCGACGGCGCGGTCTGGCTCCGGGCAACGGATTTCGGCGACACCAAGGACCGCGTGATGGTGCGGAGCGACGGGCGGCCCACCTACTTCGCCGCCGACGTCGCCTACCACCGTCACAAGTGGAATAGAGGTTTCAAACGGGTTGTGAACGTTCAGGGAGCCGACCACCACGGTACCGTTGCCCGGGTGCGTGCCGGCCTCCAGGCGCTCGGAATCCCGGAAGGCTATCCCGAGTACGTTCTTCACTCGATGGTCCGTGTCGAGCGAGGCGGTGAAGAGGTCAAGGCCTCGAAGCGCTCCGGCACCGGCTACACCATGCGCGAACTCGTCGACGAGGTGGGCGCGGACGTCGCCCGCTACTTCTTCCTCATGAGCAGGTCGGAGGCGCAGATGGTCTTCGACATCGATCGAGCTCTCGACAGGTCCGACAAGAACCCCGTATACAAGGTCCAGTACGCGCACGCTCGGCTATGCGCGCTCTTCGTCAAGGGAGGCGTCAACCGATCCTCGGTCCCCAGCACGGGCTTCGACGCGGGACTCCTCGCGCTCCCCGAAGAGCGGACTCTGCTCCTGGCCCTCGAGAACTTTCCCGTGGCTCTGGAGCGCGCCGCTCGTCTGCGGGCGCCGCACCTCATATGTTCCAGTCTGAGCGAGATAGCCGGAGCCGTGAACTCGTGGTATCATTCCGGCCATCCGGCGCGGTCTCCCGAGAAGGCCGCGCTAGTCGATGATCCGGGTCTCCGGGCAGCTCGTCTCGCGCTGGCTCGGGCGTCTCAGACGGTCATCGGGAACGGGCTCCGCATCCTGGGCGTGCAGGCGCCGGAGAGGATGTAG
- a CDS encoding zinc ribbon domain-containing protein: MPTYEYLCKAGHAFELFQRMSDPPAGECPRCGGEASRKITGGSGFLFKGDGFYITDYRSEEYRRKAKSESGEVGGEVGGGSGAAKASEKNGKRAGKSEKSEIATSSGDAGGDGKGSGDS; encoded by the coding sequence ATGCCCACCTACGAATACCTCTGCAAGGCCGGTCACGCGTTCGAGCTCTTCCAGCGCATGTCGGACCCGCCGGCCGGTGAATGTCCGCGTTGCGGCGGTGAAGCGTCCCGGAAAATAACCGGCGGAAGCGGATTCCTCTTCAAGGGAGACGGCTTCTACATCACCGACTACCGTTCGGAGGAGTACCGCAGGAAGGCGAAGTCCGAAAGCGGCGAAGTCGGCGGCGAAGTCGGCGGCGGATCCGGCGCCGCGAAGGCTTCGGAAAAGAACGGCAAGAGAGCCGGCAAGTCCGAGAAGAGCGAGATCGCGACGTCGAGCGGCGACGCCGGAGGCGACGGGAAGGGAAGCGGTGATAGCTGA
- a CDS encoding methylmalonyl-CoA mutase: MTERGRSTVSGIPIDEIYGEQRAGEYPFTRGVHANMYLGRLWTMRQYAGFGTAEETNRRFRYLLAKGQTGLSVAFDLPTQMGLDSDDDRALGEVGRVGVAIDTLDDMGRLFHDIELNSVSASMTINATAAILVALYVALADERGVPRSSLAGTVQNDILKEYVARGTYIYPVEPSLRLTSDLIEFCSRELPRWNPISISGYHMREAGSTAPQEVAFTLANGIEYVDRALATGMEVDDFAPRLSFFFAAHTELLEEVAKFRAARRMWAHIMRERFGGSDRSCRLRFHTQTGGSTLTAQQPLNNVVRVTVQALAAVLGGTQSLHTNSFDEALALPTRDSARLALRTQQVIASETGVAGTVDPLGGSHFVEALTDEVERRARLHLERIHELGGAARATGYMQDEIHRASYAHQLEVEAGRRKVVGVNLHVQDSQPPSPPSPDFGVLERRQANRLSAFREDRNREQVAGCVARLTELASGTENLVPGIIDAVKAGASVGEISGALQRVWGRYRPANRV, translated from the coding sequence ATGACGGAACGTGGGCGGTCCACCGTATCCGGGATTCCGATCGACGAGATCTACGGCGAACAGCGGGCCGGCGAGTATCCCTTCACCCGCGGCGTACATGCGAACATGTACCTGGGACGGCTGTGGACGATGCGCCAGTATGCCGGCTTCGGCACCGCCGAGGAGACCAACCGACGCTTCAGGTACCTGCTGGCCAAGGGTCAGACCGGCCTCTCGGTGGCGTTCGATCTGCCGACCCAGATGGGACTCGATTCCGACGACGACCGGGCGCTCGGCGAGGTCGGTCGCGTAGGGGTGGCCATCGACACCCTCGACGACATGGGAAGGCTCTTCCACGACATCGAGCTGAACTCGGTCTCGGCCTCCATGACCATCAACGCCACCGCCGCCATTCTCGTGGCCCTCTATGTCGCGCTCGCCGATGAACGAGGCGTCCCGCGGAGCTCGCTCGCGGGAACCGTTCAAAACGACATCCTCAAGGAGTATGTGGCCCGCGGCACCTACATCTACCCGGTCGAGCCCTCTCTCCGTCTGACCTCGGATCTCATCGAGTTCTGTTCCCGCGAGCTTCCGCGCTGGAATCCCATCTCGATCTCCGGATACCACATGCGCGAGGCCGGATCGACCGCTCCGCAGGAGGTCGCCTTCACTCTGGCGAACGGCATCGAGTACGTGGACAGGGCGCTCGCCACCGGGATGGAGGTGGACGATTTCGCTCCAAGGCTCTCGTTCTTTTTCGCCGCGCATACCGAGCTCCTCGAGGAAGTGGCGAAATTCCGCGCCGCCAGGAGGATGTGGGCGCACATCATGCGCGAACGCTTCGGGGGCTCCGACCGTTCCTGCCGACTCCGTTTCCACACGCAGACCGGCGGTTCGACCCTGACGGCCCAGCAGCCCCTCAACAACGTGGTCCGGGTCACGGTCCAGGCCCTCGCGGCCGTGCTGGGCGGCACGCAATCGCTCCACACCAACAGCTTCGACGAGGCCCTCGCGCTTCCCACGCGGGATTCCGCGCGTCTGGCGCTGAGGACGCAGCAGGTCATCGCGTCCGAGACCGGTGTCGCAGGCACGGTCGATCCGCTCGGAGGCTCGCATTTCGTGGAAGCCCTTACGGACGAAGTGGAGCGCCGGGCTCGCCTGCACCTGGAGCGGATTCATGAACTCGGGGGAGCGGCGCGGGCGACCGGATACATGCAGGACGAGATTCACCGCGCCTCCTACGCCCATCAACTCGAGGTCGAAGCGGGTCGCCGCAAAGTCGTCGGCGTGAACCTCCACGTCCAGGATTCGCAGCCTCCTTCACCACCATCGCCCGACTTCGGGGTCCTCGAGCGGCGCCAGGCGAACAGGTTGTCGGCGTTCAGGGAAGATCGAAACCGAGAACAGGTCGCGGGATGCGTCGCCCGGCTCACGGAGCTGGCCTCCGGGACCGAAAACCTCGTTCCGGGCATCATCGACGCGGTCAAGGCCGGCGCGAGCGTCGGTGAGATCAGCGGGGCGCTCCAGCGGGTGTGGGGACGGTACCGGCCCGCGAACCGGGTGTAG
- a CDS encoding acetyl-CoA carboxylase biotin carboxylase subunit, whose product MLPNPPAAAPFASILVANRGEIAVRIIRAARELGLRSIAVYSDADRRSAHVFAADEAYRLGASPAAESYLAADRLLEIARDVEAEAIHPGYGFLSERAGFARAVEDAGLVFVGPSSATISAMGDKTRARATMAAAGVPVVPGSPGPVADPDDARSVAEGLGYPLLLKAAAGGGGKGMRVVRDEEEIAIAFEMARREAEGAFGDGSLFLERYLERPRHIEVQVLGDAHGNIVHLGERECSIQRRHQKLMEEAPAPSLTDDERGFVHAAALKAARAVEYRSAGTVEFLFERDEFHFLEMNTRIQVEHPVTELVSGIDIVTAQLEVAMGRELEFSQEDVAFAGHAIECRIAAEDASFLPATGRVRELWVPSGPGTRWDGGIVAGQEVTLHYDSLLGKVIVHAPDRARAICRMERALDELVVAGVETTTPFHRRLLAHPAFQAGELSIRFLEEYPELASGKETDLEPLVALAAVLSERGAVSGVAPRLPLREPVRPGWRGRG is encoded by the coding sequence TTGCTCCCGAACCCGCCCGCCGCCGCGCCTTTCGCTTCGATCCTGGTCGCGAACCGGGGCGAGATAGCCGTCCGCATCATCCGGGCCGCCCGCGAGCTGGGTCTGAGGTCGATAGCGGTATATTCCGACGCCGACCGACGTTCGGCCCACGTGTTCGCCGCCGATGAAGCCTACCGCCTCGGAGCCTCGCCCGCCGCCGAATCCTACCTGGCCGCCGACAGGCTCTTGGAGATCGCGCGCGACGTGGAAGCGGAAGCCATCCACCCCGGCTACGGGTTTCTATCCGAACGAGCGGGATTCGCGCGGGCGGTCGAAGATGCCGGCCTCGTCTTCGTAGGGCCCTCTTCCGCCACGATCTCGGCCATGGGAGACAAGACCCGGGCCAGAGCCACCATGGCGGCGGCCGGTGTTCCAGTGGTTCCAGGCTCTCCCGGGCCGGTGGCCGACCCCGACGACGCAAGGAGCGTGGCCGAAGGCCTGGGATACCCTCTTCTCCTCAAGGCGGCGGCCGGTGGAGGCGGGAAAGGCATGCGGGTGGTCCGCGACGAGGAGGAGATCGCGATCGCCTTCGAGATGGCGAGACGCGAGGCGGAGGGTGCCTTCGGCGACGGTTCCCTCTTTCTGGAACGCTACTTGGAGCGGCCTCGACACATCGAGGTTCAGGTGCTCGGCGACGCGCACGGCAACATCGTTCATCTGGGCGAACGCGAGTGCTCCATCCAGCGCCGGCACCAGAAGCTGATGGAAGAGGCCCCCGCTCCCTCTCTCACCGACGATGAACGCGGATTCGTCCACGCCGCAGCGTTGAAGGCGGCTCGAGCGGTCGAGTATCGGAGTGCGGGCACGGTGGAGTTTCTCTTCGAGCGAGACGAGTTCCACTTCCTCGAGATGAACACCCGCATCCAGGTCGAGCACCCGGTCACCGAGCTGGTTTCCGGCATCGACATCGTCACGGCTCAGCTCGAGGTGGCCATGGGCAGGGAGCTCGAATTCTCGCAGGAAGACGTCGCGTTTGCCGGACACGCCATCGAATGCCGGATTGCGGCCGAGGACGCGTCCTTTCTGCCGGCGACAGGCCGGGTCCGCGAGCTCTGGGTTCCCAGCGGTCCGGGAACGCGCTGGGACGGAGGGATCGTGGCCGGCCAGGAGGTCACCCTCCATTACGATTCCCTGCTCGGCAAAGTGATCGTCCACGCCCCCGACCGGGCCCGCGCCATATGTCGCATGGAACGCGCCCTCGACGAACTCGTCGTCGCGGGAGTGGAGACGACCACGCCTTTCCACCGCAGGCTCCTCGCCCATCCGGCGTTCCAAGCCGGCGAGCTCTCGATCCGCTTTTTGGAGGAGTACCCGGAGCTCGCTTCCGGCAAGGAAACCGACCTCGAACCGCTGGTTGCGCTGGCGGCCGTCCTGTCCGAACGCGGTGCCGTTTCGGGAGTAGCGCCGCGCCTACCGCTCCGGGAGCCGGTCAGGCCGGGTTGGAGGGGGCGGGGATGA
- a CDS encoding PDZ domain-containing protein, whose amino-acid sequence MHRHLLLAPFLLAPLTVPALTAPEPAVAQSSDCRCVDPTGKEVLNCLCQPTPAVPIRSWDLILAEVDRPRLGVTLADDPAGAMVTGVTEDSPAARAGLEEGDIITAIDGRSLLSALDEKPLFLEDPFNLNPVERLVALARDWEAGEPVVVTYLRDGEERRVTAEPEAVATEEQKERLERALARSGRELALRSLMLPSSEMDPLSDRVRDASSTPMRELTQLADGLSFRYMGGSDFGIELTEMHDGLASYFGTDEGMLVLEADNEELGLRDGDVILRIGDREATSSSRVRRILRSYGDDEEVRMTIMREGREIEVIGRIGDG is encoded by the coding sequence ATGCATCGCCACCTGCTTCTCGCCCCGTTCCTGCTGGCTCCTCTCACCGTGCCCGCCCTCACCGCACCGGAACCGGCTGTCGCCCAGTCGTCGGACTGCCGCTGTGTCGATCCCACCGGCAAAGAGGTCCTGAACTGCTTATGCCAGCCAACTCCGGCAGTTCCCATCCGATCCTGGGACCTTATCCTTGCGGAAGTCGACCGTCCGCGTCTGGGCGTCACTCTCGCGGACGACCCGGCGGGAGCCATGGTCACGGGGGTGACCGAAGATTCTCCGGCGGCACGCGCCGGCCTCGAGGAGGGAGACATCATCACGGCCATCGACGGTCGCTCCCTGCTTTCGGCCCTGGATGAGAAACCTCTATTTCTCGAAGATCCCTTCAACCTCAACCCCGTGGAACGCCTGGTCGCACTTGCTCGGGACTGGGAGGCGGGCGAACCCGTCGTCGTCACCTATCTGCGGGACGGCGAGGAGAGGAGGGTTACCGCCGAACCCGAAGCTGTGGCAACGGAGGAGCAGAAGGAGCGCCTCGAAAGAGCGCTGGCCCGTTCCGGAAGGGAGCTGGCCCTTAGATCCTTAATGTTGCCCAGCTCCGAGATGGACCCATTGAGTGATCGCGTTCGAGATGCCTCGTCAACCCCCATGCGCGAGTTGACACAACTCGCAGATGGGTTATCGTTTAGATACATGGGCGGGTCGGACTTCGGTATCGAACTCACCGAGATGCACGACGGACTCGCGAGCTATTTCGGCACCGACGAGGGCATGCTCGTTCTCGAAGCGGATAACGAGGAGCTGGGACTCCGCGACGGCGACGTCATCCTTCGCATCGGAGACCGCGAAGCCACGAGTTCATCGCGGGTCAGGCGCATACTGCGCTCATACGGCGATGACGAGGAGGTCCGCATGACCATCATGCGCGAGGGAAGGGAAATCGAGGTGATCGGGAGAATCGGAGACGGCTGA
- a CDS encoding acyl-CoA carboxylase subunit beta, translating into MTTRSLERLRALGEQAGRGGGEERLARQREKGKLTARERLELLADESSFVEIDRFATPRGVGTAGENADSDADVAFGDGVVTGHCRINGRLTYVFSQDFTVFGGSVAEAHAAKIVKIQELAMQAGVPLVGINDSGGARIQEGVVALAGYADIFYRNTLASGVVPQLSAIMGPCAGGAVYSPAITDFIHMVRGTSHMFVTGPDVVRTVTHEEIDMEGLGGADLHASVSGVAHFVHASELDCLEAIRRQLTYLPQNNRELPPVSDDFGAGEEALEPLKSGDDSILEVVPENPNRSYDMREVIARVVDVTSFFEVHEAFARNIVVGFARLDGHSVGVVANQPATLAGVLDIDASDKGARFVRFCDAFNIPLVVFEDVPGFLPGVAQEHGGVIRHGAKLLYAFAEATVPRMTVITRKAYGGAYDVMNSKHIGGDLNLAWPQAEVAVMGPEGAVEILHRSELAEAEDPSELKVRFAAEYRRRFAHPYLAAARGYLDDVIDPRETRPRLLSGLDALRTKDVSTPKRKHGNIPL; encoded by the coding sequence ATGACGACGAGATCGCTGGAACGTCTCCGAGCCCTCGGCGAGCAGGCCGGGCGCGGGGGTGGGGAGGAGCGTCTGGCCCGGCAGAGGGAAAAGGGCAAACTTACGGCGCGAGAGCGGCTGGAGCTCCTGGCCGACGAGAGCTCCTTCGTCGAAATCGACCGTTTCGCGACGCCGAGGGGGGTGGGGACCGCAGGAGAGAACGCGGATTCCGACGCCGATGTGGCGTTCGGCGATGGGGTCGTTACGGGGCATTGCCGGATCAACGGCCGCCTTACCTATGTCTTCAGCCAGGACTTCACCGTCTTCGGCGGTTCGGTCGCCGAGGCGCACGCGGCGAAGATCGTCAAGATCCAGGAGCTGGCCATGCAGGCGGGCGTCCCGCTCGTGGGGATCAACGACTCCGGCGGCGCCCGCATTCAGGAGGGCGTGGTGGCCCTGGCCGGGTACGCCGACATCTTCTACCGCAACACTCTGGCCTCCGGGGTCGTCCCGCAGCTCAGCGCGATCATGGGTCCGTGCGCGGGAGGGGCCGTCTATTCGCCCGCGATCACCGACTTCATCCATATGGTCCGCGGCACCAGCCATATGTTCGTCACCGGTCCCGACGTGGTACGGACGGTGACCCACGAGGAGATCGACATGGAGGGACTCGGCGGCGCGGACCTCCACGCGAGCGTCTCCGGCGTCGCGCACTTCGTCCACGCTTCGGAGCTCGACTGTCTGGAGGCGATCCGTCGTCAACTCACCTACCTGCCGCAGAACAATCGTGAGCTGCCTCCTGTCTCCGACGACTTCGGGGCTGGAGAGGAAGCTCTCGAACCCCTGAAGTCCGGCGACGATTCGATACTGGAGGTGGTGCCGGAGAACCCCAACCGTTCGTACGACATGCGCGAGGTCATCGCCCGCGTGGTCGACGTGACCTCCTTCTTCGAGGTGCACGAAGCCTTCGCGCGGAACATCGTGGTCGGCTTCGCTCGTCTGGACGGACACTCGGTGGGCGTCGTGGCCAACCAGCCCGCGACGCTTGCGGGCGTGCTCGACATCGACGCGTCGGACAAGGGCGCCCGCTTCGTCCGTTTCTGCGACGCCTTCAACATACCGCTCGTCGTGTTCGAGGACGTTCCCGGCTTCCTTCCCGGAGTCGCGCAGGAGCACGGAGGAGTCATACGGCACGGCGCCAAGCTCCTCTACGCCTTCGCCGAAGCCACCGTCCCCCGCATGACCGTCATCACGCGCAAGGCGTACGGCGGCGCTTACGACGTCATGAACTCGAAGCACATCGGCGGCGATCTCAATCTGGCCTGGCCGCAGGCGGAGGTCGCGGTGATGGGTCCCGAAGGCGCGGTCGAGATCCTCCATCGGAGCGAGCTGGCGGAGGCCGAAGATCCCTCGGAGCTCAAGGTGCGCTTCGCCGCCGAGTATCGCCGCCGTTTCGCCCACCCGTATCTCGCGGCGGCCCGAGGCTACCTCGACGACGTGATCGACCCGCGGGAAACCAGGCCCCGCCTGCTATCCGGGCTTGACGCGCTCAGAACCAAGGATGTGTCGACTCCTAAACGGAAGCACGGCAACATCCCGCTCTGA
- a CDS encoding ABC transporter substrate-binding protein — protein MIGAVLPLSGPPALSSFADLIRQGVELAVAVRNDRGADIELLIRDYRAEPLTASIHTRELELQGADGMVGYLEEAALRAAAGYGVRVPLVSPTARNADAAGRWAYSLEGPDPISARKMARFAREEGYDRVAVLHEGAPASYAEARAFVDEADRIGLPVMTVVSQESGAPHFADQLSTLVTALRSEEIMALGLEEDDTLDVSLLDPVAAYITVPAETLELLAPQFTHFGLDTLGIDILGNAAWTHPATLSLVDDRHTTGVFAPTGSLEDGANEEAFRRLYESHFERTLLSSVPALGFDAVLVLLGAIESSGRSSVEIPGATGLFTFEEGRVLRRTRIVEIREGALIEPGSMVLDPDTLLAPVVDTMRGNPPAAPRPHLR, from the coding sequence TTGATCGGAGCGGTCCTGCCCCTCAGCGGCCCGCCCGCGCTCTCCTCCTTCGCCGACCTGATCAGGCAGGGTGTCGAACTGGCGGTCGCGGTACGAAACGACCGCGGGGCCGACATCGAACTCCTCATCCGGGATTACAGGGCCGAACCGCTGACCGCTTCGATCCACACGCGCGAGCTTGAATTGCAGGGAGCGGACGGAATGGTCGGCTATCTGGAAGAAGCCGCGCTCAGGGCGGCCGCAGGATACGGAGTTCGCGTTCCGCTGGTGTCTCCCACAGCCCGCAACGCCGACGCCGCCGGCAGGTGGGCCTACTCGCTCGAGGGACCGGACCCGATCTCGGCGCGGAAAATGGCTCGTTTCGCCCGCGAGGAAGGCTACGACCGCGTCGCGGTGCTCCATGAAGGGGCGCCCGCGTCCTACGCCGAGGCTCGAGCCTTCGTCGACGAGGCTGATCGCATCGGATTGCCGGTCATGACCGTGGTCAGCCAGGAATCGGGGGCGCCTCACTTCGCCGACCAGCTTTCGACCCTGGTCACCGCACTGAGATCGGAGGAGATCATGGCGCTCGGGCTCGAGGAGGACGACACGCTCGACGTGAGCCTTCTCGATCCGGTCGCGGCATACATCACGGTCCCCGCCGAAACCCTCGAGCTGCTGGCGCCCCAGTTCACCCACTTCGGTCTCGACACCCTCGGCATCGACATTCTGGGCAACGCGGCGTGGACTCATCCAGCGACGCTCTCGCTCGTCGACGATCGACACACCACCGGGGTTTTCGCCCCGACCGGGTCCCTGGAGGATGGGGCGAACGAGGAAGCGTTCAGACGCCTTTACGAATCCCACTTCGAGCGCACGCTGCTCAGCTCCGTACCGGCTCTGGGCTTCGACGCGGTTCTGGTGCTGCTGGGCGCGATCGAATCGTCGGGCCGGAGTTCCGTCGAGATCCCGGGAGCCACCGGCCTCTTCACCTTCGAGGAAGGTCGCGTTCTCCGGCGAACCCGCATCGTCGAGATCCGGGAAGGAGCTCTGATCGAGCCCGGCTCGATGGTTTTGGATCCGGACACGCTCCTAGCTCCGGTCGTCGATACGATGAGAGGTAACCCACCGGCGGCGCCACGTCCGCATCTCCGATGA